The following is a genomic window from Armatimonadota bacterium.
GCAGACGATCCCCTCCGGAGACAGACGGTCGCGCAGCGCCTGGAAGTGTTCCACGGTGAATAGGCTCGCGACTCCGGCGACCCAGGGATTGGACGGCTCGTTAATGATGACGTCATAGCGTCGCCGTGTAGCGGCGAGGTAGTTCCGCGCATCGGCGACGATGAGATGGAACCGTGGATCCGCGAAGACGTCGCGGTTGACGTGGCGGAAGGAGCGGGCGGCATCCACTACCGCCGGCTCTATCTCGAGACAGTCAATCCTCCGCACAGGATACAGCGACGCGGTACCCGAGGTCGTCCCGCTGCCCAAGCCAACGACCAGCACCGAATCGTGTCGGTCGGCGAGAAGCAGCGGAAGGTGTGCCAGCATGGTCTGCGTGTCCATCTCCGCAGACTCGTCACTGGCGTCCGGCTTGCCATTGATCAGGAGCGTGTGGCCATTCCCGGCTTTCACCACGGCAACCGTGGCGAGCGCACCATCGCGGTAGAACACGACTTCCCGATGATTCCGTAGGTACGCTCGAGCCGCCGCGGGGTCCATCCCCGCCCTGCGATACACTCCCGCCGACATTATCTCCGGTCGCCACGATGGGAGAAACACCACGACCACCGCGAGCACCGCCAGCGCCATGCCCCCTGCCAGTCGCCTCCCCCGAACGCTGAGCAGAACCGCGGCGCCGGTGACTACGTAGAGGCCGGCGCAGAGCACGGCCGTCGCCCGCAGGCCAAGAGCGGGGATCAACAGGAAACCTGCGGCGGAAGCGCCGACGATGCAGCCGACCGTGTTTGCCGCGTAGAGGAAGCCGATCGCGCGCGACAGGCTGGCCCGTTCGCCGACATAGATGCGACTGAGAATGGGCAAGGCAGCACCCGCGCACAGGGTGGGCACGAACAAGAGGCCGACAATGACCAGGACCTCGACCCCGAGGAGAACCGGAAAGGTCTCGGCGAACTGAAGCACCACGCGCAGGAAGGCAAACGCAAGCAGGTTATAAAGGATGATCAGCGCGAGCGTCGAGAACCCGGCTCCCAACTGCACTCCGGCAAACCAGGTCAGGGTGACCTGGCGGCGAGCCGTTAGGCGGGCCACGAGGATGCTGCCGAAGGCGATCCCTATCAGTACCGCCAACAGCACTGCCGAGAACGCGTAGACAGAGCCGCCCACGTAGAGCGAGAACGCCCGGGCCCACACCACCTCCAGCGCCAACCCGGAGAACCCGGCGAACGCGAAGCCAACGACGAGTATGACCAGCACTGGGCGGCTCAACGGAGAAGCGGAGGGCGGTGCGCTCGGCCTGGGCTCCGGTGCTTCTGTCGCGCCGCGCGCAGCAGGAGGCTCTGCTGCTCGACCGCGGGCTTCCAACCTCAGGATTCCCATGCCTACAAGCAGGTTGATGACGGCGGCCAGGGAGACTGAACCGCGCAGTCCCAGTACCGGCAGCAGAAAGAACCCCACGAGGAGAACGCCCGCAGCGGCACCGAACGTGTTGACTCCGTAGAGCTTGCCCACTTCCGGCCCGACCGCTTCGAGGCGGCGCACGAGTCCCTTTGTGGCCACCGGCAGAGTGCCTCCCATCAGCGCGGTGGGAATGAGCAAGGCGAGGAAGCTGGCAAAGAACTGGAACGATGCGAGCAAGAAGCTGTCAAACGAAAGCTGGCCCGCGAGTGCGATATAGCCCAGGTGCACGGCGCGCAGAAGCGATAGACTCGCCAGCCCGTAGACACCGATGATGATCTCCAACCACGCGTAGAGCCGCAATGGGCGGGCAAGCCGGTCTCCCCAGCGACCGAAGACATAGCTGCCGAGCGCGAGGCCGGCCATGAAAGCGCTGAGGGTAACGGACATGGCAAACGTGGTGTTGCCGAAGACATTCGA
Proteins encoded in this region:
- a CDS encoding fused MFS/spermidine synthase — translated: MSKRVARRKPVGASRPSPGSERAAPWRRLASATYLAFFFSGLCALFYQIIWLRALSNVFGNTTFAMSVTLSAFMAGLALGSYVFGRWGDRLARPLRLYAWLEIIIGVYGLASLSLLRAVHLGYIALAGQLSFDSFLLASFQFFASFLALLIPTALMGGTLPVATKGLVRRLEAVGPEVGKLYGVNTFGAAAGVLLVGFFLLPVLGLRGSVSLAAVINLLVGMGILRLEARGRAAEPPAARGATEAPEPRPSAPPSASPLSRPVLVILVVGFAFAGFSGLALEVVWARAFSLYVGGSVYAFSAVLLAVLIGIAFGSILVARLTARRQVTLTWFAGVQLGAGFSTLALIILYNLLAFAFLRVVLQFAETFPVLLGVEVLVIVGLLFVPTLCAGAALPILSRIYVGERASLSRAIGFLYAANTVGCIVGASAAGFLLIPALGLRATAVLCAGLYVVTGAAVLLSVRGRRLAGGMALAVLAVVVVFLPSWRPEIMSAGVYRRAGMDPAAARAYLRNHREVVFYRDGALATVAVVKAGNGHTLLINGKPDASDESAEMDTQTMLAHLPLLLADRHDSVLVVGLGSGTTSGTASLYPVRRIDCLEIEPAVVDAARSFRHVNRDVFADPRFHLIVADARNYLAATRRRYDVIINEPSNPWVAGVASLFTVEHFQALRDRLSPEGIVCQWLHIYQMSPHDLASIVATFVDVFPDATMWCVSRNHVDLALIARKHPWEADFPQLERRVGRAPTIRQDLRRALFDSPISVMCSLVLGPDDLRRLAEGGQLNTDDLPWLEFSAPRNVYLRGVVQSNWIMLTSYRTQALDEIVDLGAAGDDADARAALAQSLLEYHRSPLLRASYLGCVREQLLAAITLAPDRADLHESLARVELPMGDTPSARAHLQRALAIDPDRASAQELSAEIGR